The genomic region GCCCATCATTTCGGAGAGTTGGAATCGGATGCGCCGCGCGATTTACGCTTGCCCGCCATCACAATTGACCTTTCTCCAGCCTTGCCGGCTTGCAGTCGGACGTCAAACGGTTGCCTGATGAGGCGTACGTCGCGGGGCGGATTGAGGTCCTGTGGCGTGCGTCTTATCTAAATGATTGCCGACGATGCGCTGTCGGCGAACAATTGCCAAGATACCGTGTTAACCAGGATGATGTTACCTATTCTACAACGCCGGTTTCGTGCTGTCAGGGCCTTTGGGACAAAAATGGTAAAAAACTTTGTCGGGATTCGACCGCACGAGAGGGTCGCGCTTCAGGCGGGACCGGAAGCGGGCGCCTGAGCCTATATGGCGCATTGGTCCCATCTGGTTAGCGCCTACTCCAGTGCGGGGCGCTTGCTGAAACGCGACCAATGGGACATATGAGACATATGCGGTAGCCGGAATCGCAGCCTGGCGCACAGCCGGAACCATCCCACTGAGGTTCGTCCACGGTGCGCGGTCTGGGGCCGCTACTCCACTTGCCGGCCACGTGTGCGCGAACCTATATGTCCTAGTTGTCGCATTGGTCCCATCTGGTGAGCGCGCACCCCAGTGCCAAACGTGATAGCAGCGCGCAACGCCTGCTGAAATGCGACCAATGGGACGTCTGAGACTTATGCGGCAGCCGGAATCTGCGCCTGGCGCACAGCCAAGCGCCGCTACTCCGCTTGCCGGCCACGTGTGCGCGAACCTATATGTCCTAGTTGTCGCATTGGTCCCATGTGGTGAGCGCGCACCCCAGTGCCAAACGTGATAGCAGCGCGCAACGCCTGCTGAAATGCGACCAATGGGACGTCTGAGACTTATGCGGAAGCCGGAATCTGCGTCTGGCGCACAGCCGGAACCATCCCACTGAGACTGTTCCGCGATGCTCGGCGGGTCGGCGGAGCGAGGAGCAGAGCGGCTCTTCGGCGCCGCGTGGCGCCTACGTACGCGGTGTGATTACAATATGCCGCTGCGGCTCATTACCCTCACTGTAGGTGGTTACGTCCGGATCATCCACCAGGGCTGTGTGAATGATGCGCCGCTCATTGGGCGGCATCGGCTCGAACTCCGCTTCCTCGCCACTCTCGCGGACCAGCGACGCATACTCCATGGCTTTGGCTCGAAGGGCTTCTGCCCGGCGCTCGCGGTAACCACCGGCGTCCAGCGAAACGCGGAGGTCCCCGCCGATCCGCCGAGCGGCGATAAGGTTGACAAGCAGCTGGAGCGAGTCGAGTACATGGCCGCTGCGACCCCAGACCTCCGCCGAGTCGCCGCCGGAGAGCTCGATGTTGACCCATGGCAGCTGCGCGCTCACCACGCGGACGTCGGCCGGATGGCCGGCCGCTTCACACAACTCGGCGGCAACCTCCGCGGCCACGGCCGCGTCGTCGTCGCGAACGGTCCCGCCACCCTCATCCGTTGGAAAATCCCGTGGTTCTTCGCTGCTCATAGCCCGCTCCTGTGATGCCGTTGAATTCGCCGCTACCGCTGGCGCTTCTTGCGGGGCCGTGCCCGGAGCTCGGTATTGGCTATCGGTCGTACGGCAACCGGCACATTACCGCCCTCCTTACCATTGCCGCCACGTCCGCCACTCTTGCCGTTGCGCACTCCGGAATCCTCCGGCGCCTTCGGGCCGGCAATCACCATCGATCCGGCGCCACCGCTCCCGCTCTTGCCAGGTCGATATACATAGAAGTACTGCTGTACCGCGGTCAGAGCGTTCAAAACCAGCCAATAGAGGATGAACGCCGATGACCATCGGTACATTACAAACAT from Armatimonadota bacterium harbors:
- a CDS encoding KH domain-containing protein, with product MSSEEPRDFPTDEGGGTVRDDDAAVAAEVAAELCEAAGHPADVRVVSAQLPWVNIELSGGDSAEVWGRSGHVLDSLQLLVNLIAARRIGGDLRVSLDAGGYRERRAEALRAKAMEYASLVRESGEEAEFEPMPPNERRIIHTALVDDPDVTTYSEGNEPQRHIVITPRT